The Neorhodopirellula lusitana genome includes a window with the following:
- a CDS encoding sialate O-acetylesterase codes for MKCFLALCVLVFSISISTSAAAVELDLPAVFSDHMVLQREMDVPVWGKADADATVEVSFAGQIVKTQSDEAGNWRLKLSPMEASAESRVLAIKVTQGDDQIEHTIQDVLVGEVWLSGGQSNMYRPFRMLVGDANQKDHQPIVEYLRNEAATANDPLLRQFRSGPDMNVDDPQFKGRGSWSKAVAGDVNEFSGTAYFFARELRRELDVPVAFLSCNLGGTLIEAWMPRGAFETSSTSQEYYRSQIAQHQDAVRLWDENQSRADYKNALEVWKKRKAEGKKVGREPRRPVAPAKDKSLPCTLYNGIIHPVATYGIRGFLWYQGESNSNHFPQEYGNRMVALITSWRKAWGQDDLFFLWCQLASYKPVNDQPVGDEVGQALVKDGQRYALKLPNTGMAVLNDVGDATDVHPKNKIDAGKRLSLWALNKAYGKKDIVFSGPLFRDSRIESDKVVITFDHAHGGLMTGKKYLMDPVVETNEPLEQFQICGDDNQWVWAKAKITGPDSVTVWHPQIKQPTEVRYAWAANADHANLYNKAGLPASMFKTNARQAK; via the coding sequence ATGAAATGTTTTCTTGCACTATGCGTTTTGGTGTTCTCGATCTCGATCTCGACCTCAGCCGCGGCCGTCGAATTGGATCTGCCCGCCGTGTTCTCCGACCACATGGTGTTGCAGCGAGAGATGGACGTGCCGGTTTGGGGCAAAGCCGATGCAGACGCCACGGTGGAAGTTTCGTTTGCCGGACAGATTGTTAAAACTCAATCCGACGAAGCGGGAAATTGGCGACTGAAGCTCAGTCCGATGGAGGCGTCGGCTGAGTCTCGTGTCTTAGCAATTAAGGTCACTCAGGGTGATGATCAGATCGAACACACCATCCAGGATGTGCTGGTAGGCGAAGTTTGGCTCAGCGGCGGGCAATCTAACATGTATCGTCCTTTCCGCATGTTGGTCGGCGACGCCAATCAAAAAGACCATCAACCGATTGTCGAGTATCTGCGTAACGAGGCAGCCACAGCCAACGATCCGTTGCTACGCCAGTTTCGCAGCGGCCCTGATATGAATGTGGACGATCCTCAATTTAAGGGCCGCGGCAGTTGGTCAAAAGCGGTTGCTGGCGATGTTAACGAATTCTCCGGCACCGCGTATTTCTTTGCTCGCGAACTGCGGCGCGAACTGGATGTGCCCGTGGCGTTTCTGAGCTGTAATCTTGGCGGAACACTTATTGAAGCATGGATGCCCCGCGGAGCATTTGAGACCTCTTCCACTTCCCAGGAATATTACCGCAGCCAGATCGCCCAACATCAGGACGCGGTGAGGCTCTGGGACGAAAACCAGTCGCGTGCGGACTACAAGAACGCACTGGAAGTTTGGAAGAAAAGAAAAGCCGAAGGCAAGAAAGTTGGTCGCGAACCTCGCCGACCCGTGGCCCCCGCCAAAGACAAAAGCCTGCCCTGTACGCTCTACAATGGCATCATTCACCCGGTGGCGACCTACGGCATCCGCGGGTTCCTTTGGTACCAAGGCGAAAGCAACTCAAATCACTTCCCCCAAGAGTACGGCAACCGGATGGTCGCACTCATCACGAGTTGGCGCAAAGCTTGGGGCCAAGATGATTTGTTCTTTCTCTGGTGTCAGCTGGCATCCTACAAGCCCGTGAACGACCAGCCGGTCGGTGATGAAGTTGGCCAAGCGCTTGTCAAAGACGGCCAACGCTATGCGTTAAAGCTTCCCAACACCGGCATGGCAGTCCTCAACGATGTTGGCGACGCCACCGACGTACACCCCAAAAATAAAATTGATGCAGGCAAACGTCTTTCTCTGTGGGCACTTAACAAAGCGTATGGCAAAAAAGACATCGTATTTAGCGGCCCGCTCTTCCGAGACTCCCGAATTGAAAGTGACAAAGTCGTCATCACATTCGACCACGCCCACGGCGGTCTTATGACAGGAAAAAAATATCTGATGGACCCGGTCGTAGAAACGAATGAGCCACTGGAGCAGTTCCAAATCTGTGGCGACGACAACCAGTGGGTCTGGGCAAAGGCCAAAATCACCGGCCCGGATAGCGTGACCGTATGGCATCCTCAAATCAAGCAACCCACCGAAGTCCGCTATGCTTGGGCCGCCAACGCCGATCATGCCAATCTGTACAACAAGGCGGGCCTTCCGGCTTCGATGTTCAAGACGAACGCGCGACAAGCCAAGTGA